The window CGAAGATGTCGTGACATTTGCACGTCAGATTTTTCTTGGAACCTGCAAGGATTTGGGCAAGCTGGATGAAACTATTTCAAAATATTCGAAGCACTGGAAACTTGAAAGGATAGCTAAAGTCGAGCTTGCAATTTTAAGACTTTCAGTTTTCGAGTTGCTGAGCATGCCGGATATCCCGCTTAAAGTCGCGATCAATGAAGGAATAGAGCTGGCCAAAAAATTTGGTGACGGCAACTCCCGCAATTTTATCAACGGAATACTGGACGCCATCGCCAGAGACATAGACAACGGCAAATTCGGCGACCTCAAGAATTTTTAGAAGACTTCAGGCCGACAGTATAAAGTAACAGGAACTCCTTATTCGAGGAAAGCTACAAGGGAATTCAAATGGGCTTCGGAAAATACAATCCGGATCAGATTGAAGAAAAATGGCAGAAAACATGGACCGACAAAGGAACATTCCATGTTGAAACCGATGAATCCAGACCTAAATATTATGTCCTTGAAATGTTTCCCTATCCATCGGGAAAAATTCACATGGGACACGTCCGCAACTACTCAATAGGTGACGTTGTCGCCCGTTACAAAAGAATGCAGGGTTTCAACGTCATGCATCCAATGGGTTGGGACGCTTTCGGTCTGCCCGCAGAAAACGCGGCTATAAAAAACAAAACCCATCCGGCTGAATGGACATACGCAAACATAGATGACATGCGCAGCCAGCTTTCACGGCTCGGCTTTTCCTATGACTGGAGAAGGGAAATAGCGACCTGCAACCCCAAGTATTATAAGTGGGAGCAGGAATTTATTCTTAAATTTCTTGAAAAGGGTTTGCTCTACCGCAAAAAATCACCTGTAAACTGGTGCGAGACCTGTCATACAGTTCTTGCCAACGAGCAGGTTGAGGACGGACTCTGCTGGCGTTGTGATACTCCCGTCGAGCAGAAAGAGCTTGAGCAGTGGTTTATGAGAATCACTGATTATGCTGATGAACTTCTTGAAAGCCTTGAAGACCTCAAAGGTTCCTGGCCTGACAGGGTTCTTGCCATGCAGAAAAACTGGATAGGCAAGAGCGTTGGTGCTGAGCTTAAATTCGAGATTGAAGGCAGCGAAGAGACCATCAGCGTATTCACCACCCGCCCGGATACCCTTTACGGTGCAACTTTCATGAGTGTGGCAGCCGAGCATCCGATGGTTGAAAAACTTATCGAAGGCTACGCTGATGCCGACAAGGTTCGTGATTTTGTTTACAAAATTACTAACATGGACCGTTTCCTGCGCTCATCAGACGATCTTGAAAAAGAAGGTATTTTCACCGGGGCATACTGTATTAATCCGCTTAACGGACGCAGAATGCCTATTTACGTCGCAAACTTCGTTCTCATGGGATACGGAACAGGTGCCGTAATGGCTGTGCCAGCCCATGACCAGCGCGACTTTGAATTTGCCAGAAAATATGATCTGCCCATGCAGATTGTTATCTCTCCGGAAAATGAAACTCTGGATGTAGAAAAGATGACCGAGGCTTATTCCGCCCCCGGAAATCTTGTAAATTCTGAAAAATTCAACGGCATGCCCAATGAAGAAGCAAAAGCCGCAATAGTTGACTACCTTGCTGAAAGCGGCAAAGGCAAAAAAGCTATCAACTACCGCCTCAGGGACTGGAATATTTCCAGACAGAGATTCTGGGGTGCACCTATCCCGGTTGTATATTGTGACAAATGCGGAGTTGTACCCGTTCCTTCTGAAGACCTTCCGGTCGTTCTCCCTGAGAATGCCGTTATGAATGAAGACGGACGTTCTCCACTTCCGCAGATGGAAGAATTTTACAAAACAACCTGTCCCAAATGCGGCGGCGAGGCTCGCAGAGAAACCGACACCATGGATACTTTTGTAGAATCATCATGGTATTTCCTGCGTTACACCTGCGCCCGCAAAGAAGATGGAGCTTTCGACCGCAAAGGTCTTGATTACTGGATGCCGGTTGACCAGTATATCGGTGGTATTGAACATGCTATTCTCCACCTGCTCTATGCGCGTTTCTTCACCAAAATTCTGCGTGATGAAGGTTACACCGGCCTCTCTGAACCGTTTGCCAACCTGCTTACTCAGGGA of the Maridesulfovibrio bastinii DSM 16055 genome contains:
- the nusB gene encoding transcription antitermination factor NusB — its product is MSQNKGVRRKGRIVAFQVLYGISFVPPEGGWTPERIYNLSPAVLQETNEDVVTFARQIFLGTCKDLGKLDETISKYSKHWKLERIAKVELAILRLSVFELLSMPDIPLKVAINEGIELAKKFGDGNSRNFINGILDAIARDIDNGKFGDLKNF
- the leuS gene encoding leucine--tRNA ligase yields the protein MGFGKYNPDQIEEKWQKTWTDKGTFHVETDESRPKYYVLEMFPYPSGKIHMGHVRNYSIGDVVARYKRMQGFNVMHPMGWDAFGLPAENAAIKNKTHPAEWTYANIDDMRSQLSRLGFSYDWRREIATCNPKYYKWEQEFILKFLEKGLLYRKKSPVNWCETCHTVLANEQVEDGLCWRCDTPVEQKELEQWFMRITDYADELLESLEDLKGSWPDRVLAMQKNWIGKSVGAELKFEIEGSEETISVFTTRPDTLYGATFMSVAAEHPMVEKLIEGYADADKVRDFVYKITNMDRFLRSSDDLEKEGIFTGAYCINPLNGRRMPIYVANFVLMGYGTGAVMAVPAHDQRDFEFARKYDLPMQIVISPENETLDVEKMTEAYSAPGNLVNSEKFNGMPNEEAKAAIVDYLAESGKGKKAINYRLRDWNISRQRFWGAPIPVVYCDKCGVVPVPSEDLPVVLPENAVMNEDGRSPLPQMEEFYKTTCPKCGGEARRETDTMDTFVESSWYFLRYTCARKEDGAFDRKGLDYWMPVDQYIGGIEHAILHLLYARFFTKILRDEGYTGLSEPFANLLTQGMVLKDGSKMSKSKGNVVDPSAMIKKYGADATRLFILFASPPEKDLEWSDQGIEGSFRFLNRIWRLVEDLEGKLAPVGACAAPEGIKLSSDAKDLRRKEHDTIRRVSSDMQNKFQFNTAIAAVMELVNELYSLKDKLVSTDDGKFALSSAVSSALVALSPMAPHICEELWNKIGYNGCVSEVSWPEYDEEALKTDELLIILQVNGKMRGKMSVPASADKEEIKKQAVDHENVVKHTEGKTIRKVIVVPGKLVNIVAN